The Novosphingobium kaempferiae genome includes a window with the following:
- a CDS encoding acyl carrier protein — MALTTARIIQNLQAISGFDGPVDDDTCLFSSGLLDSVAMISLIAFVEQEAGIEIRADEVTLENFDTPARITRFAGVRA; from the coding sequence GTGGCTCTTACGACTGCACGCATCATTCAGAACCTCCAGGCCATTTCCGGCTTCGACGGGCCCGTCGACGACGACACCTGCCTGTTCTCCTCGGGGCTTCTCGATTCGGTGGCGATGATCTCGCTGATCGCCTTCGTGGAGCAGGAAGCGGGCATCGAGATCCGCGCCGACGAGGTGACACTGGAGAATTTCGATACGCCGGCCCGCATCACCCGCTTTGCCGGCGTGCGCGCATGA
- a CDS encoding AMP-binding protein — MSAAVRTVFDLFAHNLPEGGARTFIVDPDRAWTYAEVATEVDRVAAFLSASGLEPGDRVVVQVRKGVREVVAMLAASRIGCVFVNVNTVWTGEQLLYVIEDSGAKGVILDATGAATLPRDHGMALLVAGRGSMVPEGVQFWDELPEAPGAAPAARADEDLAAIIYTSGSTGRPKGVMLSHANIVSGARSVSTYLGLTADDRLLSVLPYSFDYGFNQLTTTMLLGGSIVHQPVAMATEIVRVIREQGVTGFAAVPPLWIQFIRLLDASGEVLPSLRLITNSGGKIPLNVLERMPALLPGVEVFLMYGLTEAFRSTYLPPEKFLSKMGSIGQAVPENEVFIIKEGVGVAGPGEQGELVHRGAFVSQGYWNRPDATAEKIRPCPELATLIGDEPVVYSGDIVRIDEDGDLWFVSRRDSLIKSSGFRISPDEVEDLVHRSGMASDVVVFGVADDLFGQSVHVATTLAPGATREALLAYCRKAMPAYMVPRAIHVWNEPMPRTASGKLARPEVVRLSTPTPERPQPSL, encoded by the coding sequence GTGAGCGCCGCCGTCCGCACCGTATTCGACCTGTTCGCCCACAACCTGCCGGAAGGCGGCGCGCGGACCTTCATCGTCGATCCCGACCGCGCATGGACTTATGCCGAGGTCGCGACCGAGGTCGATCGCGTCGCCGCGTTCCTTTCCGCCAGCGGGCTTGAGCCCGGCGACCGCGTGGTCGTGCAGGTCCGCAAGGGCGTGCGCGAAGTGGTTGCCATGCTGGCGGCAAGCCGGATCGGGTGCGTCTTCGTCAACGTCAACACCGTCTGGACCGGAGAGCAACTGCTCTACGTGATCGAGGACAGCGGCGCGAAGGGCGTCATCCTCGATGCGACCGGCGCGGCGACGCTGCCGCGCGATCACGGCATGGCGCTGCTGGTCGCGGGCAGGGGAAGTATGGTTCCGGAGGGCGTGCAGTTCTGGGACGAGCTTCCCGAAGCACCCGGCGCCGCTCCGGCGGCTCGCGCCGATGAAGACCTTGCGGCGATCATCTACACCTCCGGTTCTACCGGGCGGCCCAAGGGCGTCATGCTCAGCCATGCGAACATCGTCAGCGGCGCGCGTTCGGTCTCGACCTATCTCGGGCTCACTGCCGACGATCGCCTGCTGAGCGTGCTGCCATACAGCTTCGACTACGGCTTCAACCAGCTCACGACGACAATGCTGCTGGGCGGAAGCATCGTCCACCAGCCGGTGGCGATGGCGACCGAGATCGTGCGCGTCATCCGCGAGCAGGGCGTTACCGGCTTCGCCGCAGTTCCGCCGCTGTGGATCCAGTTCATCCGCCTGCTAGACGCCTCGGGCGAAGTGCTTCCCTCGCTGCGGCTCATTACCAACTCGGGCGGCAAGATCCCGCTCAACGTGCTGGAGCGAATGCCCGCGCTGCTGCCCGGCGTGGAGGTCTTCCTGATGTACGGGCTGACCGAGGCGTTCCGCTCCACGTATCTGCCGCCGGAAAAGTTCCTGTCGAAGATGGGCTCGATCGGCCAGGCTGTGCCTGAGAACGAGGTCTTCATCATCAAGGAGGGCGTCGGGGTCGCCGGTCCCGGCGAACAGGGCGAACTCGTTCACCGTGGAGCCTTCGTCAGTCAGGGCTACTGGAACCGGCCGGACGCGACGGCGGAGAAGATCAGGCCCTGTCCCGAACTGGCGACCCTGATCGGCGACGAGCCGGTGGTCTACAGCGGCGACATCGTGCGCATCGACGAGGATGGCGATCTCTGGTTCGTCTCGCGGCGCGACTCGCTCATCAAGAGCAGCGGCTTCCGCATCAGCCCCGACGAAGTGGAGGATCTGGTTCACCGCAGCGGCATGGCCTCCGACGTGGTGGTCTTCGGCGTCGCCGACGATCTTTTCGGCCAGAGCGTCCACGTCGCCACGACTCTGGCACCCGGCGCTACGCGCGAGGCGCTGCTGGCCTACTGCCGCAAGGCAATGCCCGCTTACATGGTGCCTCGCGCCATTCACGTCTGGAACGAGCCGATGCCGCGCACTGCCAGCGGCAAGCTCGCCCGCCCCGAAGTGGTGCGGCTCAGCACGCCGACACCCGAACGTCCTCAGCCATCTCTTTGA
- a CDS encoding serine O-acetyltransferase — MFLTRISTKSNEPSTSPDVALAAEVQAPPAPSSMWGTMRADYRRHGSEVTSGAFISLCIYRFGRWGLQRRNRLARGLVMKTYGFMNLFVANFTKIWIPPHVTIGRDFHIVHHEGSLSIHPDVVIGDRLGVMHNVTIGTNMRGGVPTIGDDVFIGTNSTVLGPIRIGDRVRIGANCGVTTNVPSDSIVVGSPARIYPRLGPFK, encoded by the coding sequence ATGTTTTTAACGCGGATATCGACGAAATCGAACGAACCCTCGACCTCGCCTGACGTCGCGCTGGCGGCGGAAGTGCAGGCGCCGCCGGCCCCATCCTCGATGTGGGGGACGATGCGGGCCGACTATCGCCGCCACGGGTCAGAGGTGACGAGCGGTGCATTCATCTCGCTGTGCATCTATCGCTTCGGGCGCTGGGGACTGCAGCGGCGCAATCGGCTGGCGCGCGGTCTGGTGATGAAGACCTACGGCTTCATGAACCTGTTCGTCGCCAACTTCACCAAGATCTGGATCCCCCCCCATGTCACCATCGGGCGTGATTTCCACATCGTCCATCATGAGGGCTCGCTGTCGATCCACCCCGACGTCGTGATCGGCGACCGGCTGGGCGTGATGCACAACGTCACCATCGGCACGAATATGCGGGGAGGGGTGCCCACGATCGGCGACGACGTGTTCATCGGCACCAACTCCACCGTGCTCGGCCCGATCCGCATCGGCGACCGGGTGCGCATCGGCGCGAACTGCGGGGTGACGACCAACGTCCCCTCGGATTCGATCGTCGTCGGCTCGCCGGCACGCATCTACCCTCGTCTGGGGCCGTTCAAGTGA
- a CDS encoding glycosyltransferase family 61 protein: protein MATLPRPSIRPAINGLSRLLGRKPDDVLARATDCWEVAPGSTVHVQPAAMLPGQIDRIRGSEFSTVSEVCRDFRGGFDSEHAPTMGYAFRKALLIDGVLYAGSAARHLRPRAGRRPLGLTRREGGRVTFYESWVGNRWFGNWLSDDCLTYRLAAGEGAPVTTLTASGHQPAYERRLGMATRRLGTGMFDELVLFDDRSHNAGKRDRANDMRRRLVGPEPRRHGGVFLLRGTTGARRVLGNERQIAEHLAARRGFRVLDPSGATLEEIVDACAGAGVVAGVEGSHLVHGLVMMPADARAFVIQPPSRAVAALKLLTDRQGQGYSLVVGTGGDDVFNADIDEIERTLDLA, encoded by the coding sequence ATGGCGACCCTGCCGCGACCGTCAATTCGCCCGGCGATCAACGGTTTGTCCCGACTTCTCGGTCGCAAGCCCGACGACGTTCTGGCGCGTGCAACGGATTGCTGGGAAGTTGCTCCGGGAAGTACGGTCCATGTCCAGCCCGCGGCCATGCTTCCGGGCCAGATCGATCGCATTCGCGGCTCTGAATTCAGCACCGTCAGCGAAGTCTGCCGGGATTTTCGCGGTGGTTTCGACTCCGAACATGCGCCCACCATGGGCTACGCCTTTCGCAAGGCGCTCCTTATCGACGGCGTGCTCTATGCGGGCTCGGCAGCCCGCCATCTGCGCCCCCGGGCGGGCCGGCGGCCGCTCGGCCTGACACGGCGCGAGGGCGGCCGCGTGACATTCTACGAGAGCTGGGTCGGCAACCGCTGGTTCGGCAACTGGCTGAGCGATGATTGCCTGACGTACCGGCTCGCCGCGGGGGAGGGCGCACCGGTCACGACGCTGACCGCCAGCGGCCACCAGCCAGCTTACGAAAGGCGGCTGGGCATGGCGACGCGGCGGCTGGGCACGGGAATGTTCGATGAACTCGTCCTGTTCGACGACCGTTCTCACAACGCGGGCAAGCGCGACCGGGCGAACGACATGCGCCGACGGCTCGTCGGGCCGGAGCCTCGCCGCCACGGCGGTGTCTTTCTGCTGCGCGGGACGACTGGGGCGCGGCGCGTGCTCGGCAACGAGCGGCAGATCGCCGAGCATCTGGCGGCGCGCCGGGGCTTCCGGGTGCTCGATCCCTCGGGCGCGACGCTGGAGGAGATCGTCGATGCCTGCGCAGGCGCGGGGGTCGTTGCCGGGGTCGAGGGCAGCCATCTCGTTCACGGCCTCGTGATGATGCCCGCCGATGCACGGGCCTTCGTAATCCAGCCGCCATCACGCGCGGTGGCTGCACTCAAGCTGCTCACCGACCGCCAGGGGCAAGGCTATTCGCTGGTGGTGGGAACGGGAGGTGACGATGTTTTTAACGCGGATATCGACGAAATCGAACGAACCCTCGACCTCGCCTGA
- a CDS encoding DUF418 domain-containing protein: MRGFALSALFLVHVMEAYELYWLRPDPDWSSKLIFTLFMGKSFPLMSIGFGFSCYMLIDRPGRDPSHTAGWFVWRLAILEVLGCLHALVYSGDIIEILATLGFPLLLATRIRGRRILAMLALVCFLQPLQLWDLALSMREGAAAVVPASGSDPEGYTYLHGGLLDVLRVNMWAGQVTKWSFMLTSGRICQIFGLYLVGLMLGRSNFFGRLEELRIGRRVALCACLAVAAVLHVSRAMVLDAMLDAGATVRTVALCRTLSEGWEDLAVTMVWGLSICALWQGPVRVLLAPLVNVGRATLSLYVLQSLVFVPLLYPFGAGLFVVWHGPARLLVGVVGIVLQIGIANLWFRHFRQGPLEWAWRSATDMRLDIRCASLRHSPDDPPNWNLSQATEESAARVADGSLLRIRLLGIRQFRKGLRLTRTPFRQPRIRSTQRL, translated from the coding sequence TTGCGAGGCTTCGCACTTTCGGCGCTGTTCCTCGTCCACGTGATGGAGGCTTACGAGCTTTACTGGCTGCGGCCTGATCCGGACTGGTCGAGCAAGCTGATCTTCACGCTGTTCATGGGCAAGTCGTTTCCGCTGATGTCGATCGGCTTCGGCTTCAGCTGCTACATGCTGATCGACCGTCCGGGGCGCGATCCGTCGCATACCGCAGGCTGGTTCGTGTGGCGCCTCGCGATTCTCGAGGTGCTGGGCTGTCTTCATGCGCTTGTCTATTCCGGCGACATCATCGAGATTCTCGCGACGCTGGGATTTCCGCTTCTCCTGGCGACGCGGATACGCGGACGTCGTATCCTCGCCATGCTGGCGCTGGTGTGCTTCCTACAGCCGCTGCAGTTGTGGGATCTCGCTCTTTCGATGCGTGAAGGTGCGGCTGCCGTCGTGCCTGCGAGCGGCAGCGATCCCGAAGGCTATACCTATCTCCATGGCGGCCTGCTCGACGTGCTTCGCGTCAACATGTGGGCCGGGCAGGTGACCAAGTGGAGCTTCATGCTCACCTCGGGTCGCATCTGCCAGATATTCGGCCTCTATCTTGTCGGGCTGATGCTCGGACGGTCAAATTTCTTCGGGCGACTGGAGGAACTGCGCATCGGTCGCCGTGTGGCGCTCTGCGCCTGCCTTGCCGTGGCCGCAGTGCTGCATGTCTCGCGTGCGATGGTGCTCGATGCGATGCTCGATGCGGGGGCGACGGTACGGACGGTCGCGCTGTGCCGGACCCTGTCGGAAGGGTGGGAGGATTTGGCCGTTACGATGGTCTGGGGGCTGTCGATCTGCGCCTTGTGGCAGGGGCCGGTGCGGGTGCTGCTGGCTCCTCTCGTCAATGTCGGACGGGCGACGCTCTCGCTCTATGTGCTGCAGTCGCTGGTCTTCGTTCCCTTGCTCTATCCCTTCGGGGCAGGACTCTTCGTCGTCTGGCACGGCCCCGCGCGCCTGCTGGTGGGCGTAGTCGGCATCGTCCTGCAGATCGGGATCGCAAACCTGTGGTTCCGGCATTTCCGGCAAGGGCCGCTGGAATGGGCCTGGCGTTCCGCCACCGATATGCGGCTGGACATCCGATGCGCATCGCTGCGGCACAGTCCGGACGATCCTCCGAACTGGAACCTGTCGCAAGCAACTGAAGAGTCGGCGGCGCGTGTTGCCGACGGCTCCCTGTTGCGCATCCGGCTGTTGGGCATCCGGCAATTTCGGAAGGGGCTTCGCCTAACGCGTACTCCGTTCCGGCAGCCAAGGATACGCAGCACACAGCGCCTGTGA
- a CDS encoding crotonase/enoyl-CoA hydratase family protein, producing the protein MPMGNGEEVLLAERDGVLEVTINRPEQRNAMTKAAAQAIGRAMDRLDSADHLRCAILTGAGGTFCSGMDLKGFLRGELPVDERGGFGGICTWTPNKPIIAAVDGAALAGGFELALACDLIVANVGARFGIPEVKRGLVAAGGGVVQLPRLLPRPLAMELALTGDPIGAGRALELGLINRVTDGLAIETARELARAIAANGPLAVAASKGIVRDSWLWPTEEINTQQTPYVAGVFTSEDAREGALAFAEKRAPVWKGR; encoded by the coding sequence ATGCCGATGGGCAATGGTGAGGAAGTGTTGCTGGCCGAGCGCGATGGCGTTCTGGAGGTGACCATCAACCGTCCCGAACAGCGCAACGCGATGACGAAGGCGGCGGCTCAAGCCATCGGCAGGGCGATGGACCGGCTCGACTCGGCCGACCACCTGCGCTGCGCGATCCTGACCGGGGCAGGCGGGACGTTCTGTTCCGGCATGGACCTCAAGGGCTTCCTGCGCGGCGAACTGCCGGTCGACGAACGCGGCGGTTTCGGGGGCATCTGCACCTGGACGCCGAACAAGCCGATCATCGCCGCCGTGGACGGCGCTGCGCTGGCGGGCGGGTTCGAACTTGCGCTGGCCTGCGACCTCATCGTGGCCAACGTCGGTGCGCGCTTCGGCATTCCCGAGGTGAAGCGCGGGCTGGTCGCGGCAGGCGGCGGAGTCGTGCAACTGCCGCGGCTGCTGCCCCGTCCGCTGGCTATGGAACTGGCGCTCACGGGTGATCCGATCGGTGCAGGCAGGGCGTTGGAACTGGGCCTCATCAACCGCGTCACGGACGGTCTTGCGATCGAGACCGCGCGCGAACTTGCCCGTGCAATTGCCGCGAACGGACCGCTCGCGGTCGCAGCATCCAAGGGTATCGTGCGCGACTCGTGGCTCTGGCCGACCGAGGAAATCAACACACAACAGACGCCTTACGTCGCCGGGGTCTTCACCTCGGAAGACGCGCGGGAAGGCGCTCTCGCCTTTGCCGAGAAGCGCGCGCCGGTGTGGAAGGGGCGGTAG
- a CDS encoding NADP-dependent isocitrate dehydrogenase produces MAKIKVANPIVEMDGDEMTRIIWQWIRERLILPYLDIDLKYYDLSVEKRDETADQITIDAANATKEFGVAVKCATITPDEARVEEFSLKKMWKSPNGTIRNILGGVVFREPIVISNVPRLVPGWTDPIVVGRHAFGDQYKATDTLIPGAGKLRLVWDGENGEKIDLDVFDFPAPGVAMAMYNLDESIRDFARASFNYGLNLGWPVYLSTKNTILKAYDGRFKDLFQEVFDKEGFAEKFKELGIVYEHRLIDDMVASALKWSGKFVWACKNYDGDVQSDTVAQGFGSLGLMTSVLLSPDGKTVEAEAAHGTVTRHYRQHQQGKATSTNPIASIFAWTRGLAYRGKFDNTPDVVKFAETVERICIETVESGKMTKDLALLIGPDQNWMTTEQFFEAIVENLEAEMATWA; encoded by the coding sequence ATGGCGAAAATCAAGGTTGCTAACCCCATCGTCGAGATGGACGGCGATGAAATGACCCGGATCATCTGGCAGTGGATCCGTGAACGTCTGATCCTCCCCTACCTCGACATCGACCTCAAGTACTACGACCTCTCGGTCGAGAAGCGCGACGAGACGGCTGACCAGATCACCATCGACGCCGCCAACGCGACCAAGGAATTCGGCGTCGCTGTCAAGTGCGCGACGATCACCCCGGACGAAGCCCGCGTCGAGGAATTCAGCCTCAAGAAGATGTGGAAGTCGCCCAACGGCACCATCCGCAACATTCTGGGCGGCGTCGTCTTCCGCGAGCCCATCGTGATCTCGAACGTGCCCCGCCTGGTTCCGGGCTGGACCGACCCGATCGTCGTCGGTCGTCATGCCTTCGGCGACCAGTACAAGGCCACCGACACCCTGATCCCGGGCGCCGGCAAGCTGCGCCTCGTGTGGGACGGCGAGAACGGCGAGAAGATCGACCTCGACGTGTTCGACTTCCCGGCTCCGGGCGTCGCCATGGCGATGTACAACCTCGACGAATCGATCCGCGACTTCGCGCGCGCCTCGTTCAACTACGGCCTCAACCTCGGCTGGCCGGTGTACCTCTCGACCAAGAACACGATCCTCAAGGCCTATGACGGCCGCTTCAAGGATCTGTTCCAGGAAGTCTTCGACAAGGAAGGCTTCGCCGAGAAGTTCAAGGAACTCGGCATCGTCTACGAGCACCGCCTGATCGACGACATGGTCGCCTCGGCGCTCAAGTGGTCGGGCAAGTTCGTCTGGGCCTGCAAGAACTACGACGGCGACGTGCAGTCGGACACCGTTGCACAGGGCTTCGGCTCGCTGGGCCTGATGACCTCGGTCCTGCTCTCGCCCGACGGCAAGACCGTCGAAGCGGAAGCGGCTCACGGCACCGTGACTCGTCACTACCGCCAGCACCAGCAGGGCAAGGCGACCTCGACCAACCCGATCGCGTCGATCTTCGCCTGGACCCGCGGCCTCGCCTATCGCGGCAAGTTCGATAACACCCCGGACGTCGTGAAGTTCGCCGAGACCGTCGAGCGCATCTGCATCGAGACCGTCGAGAGCGGCAAGATGACCAAGGACCTCGCGCTGCTGATCGGTCCCGACCAGAACTGGATGACCACCGAGCAGTTCTTCGAGGCGATCGTCGAGAACCTCGAAGCGGAAATGGCCACCTGGGCCTGA
- a CDS encoding TauD/TfdA dioxygenase family protein has product MTVATTVQMRAEHIKPKIGSRILNSKEELLSGEIAAQLREELEARGILVFPQINFDDAEQIAFTKTLGAYAPEGPDGGPSKITLDVKENPASAEYLKGSLYWHIDGTRNEVPILASLLSCKVPSPKGTGNTGFSNTYAAYEDLSDEDKAYYDDLRVLHGPWASLFYYEPEPSLAKLKIMQGIGEKVLPLVWKHASGRKSLVLGCTCHHVQGVDHLESARIIHGLREWATGPEFTYSHEWEVGDLVIWDNTGTMHRAEAYDPTCGRMMHRTKLEGEEPWTFE; this is encoded by the coding sequence ATGACGGTCGCCACAACGGTCCAGATGCGGGCCGAGCACATCAAGCCGAAGATCGGCAGCCGCATCCTCAACTCGAAGGAAGAACTGCTGTCGGGCGAAATCGCCGCGCAGCTCCGCGAGGAACTGGAAGCGCGCGGCATCCTCGTCTTCCCGCAGATCAATTTCGACGACGCCGAGCAGATCGCCTTCACCAAGACGCTTGGCGCCTATGCACCCGAGGGGCCGGACGGCGGGCCGAGCAAGATCACCCTCGACGTGAAGGAGAACCCGGCGAGCGCCGAGTATCTCAAGGGCTCGCTCTACTGGCACATCGACGGCACTCGCAACGAGGTGCCGATCCTCGCCTCGCTGCTGTCATGCAAGGTGCCGAGCCCCAAAGGGACCGGCAACACCGGCTTCTCGAATACCTACGCGGCCTACGAAGACCTCTCTGACGAGGACAAGGCCTACTACGACGACCTGCGCGTGCTGCATGGGCCATGGGCATCGCTGTTCTACTACGAACCGGAACCGAGCCTCGCCAAGCTGAAGATCATGCAGGGCATCGGCGAGAAAGTGCTGCCGCTGGTGTGGAAGCACGCCTCCGGCCGCAAGTCGCTGGTGCTGGGCTGCACCTGCCACCACGTTCAGGGCGTCGACCACCTCGAAAGCGCGCGGATCATCCATGGCCTTCGCGAATGGGCGACGGGGCCGGAGTTCACCTACAGCCATGAATGGGAAGTGGGCGATCTGGTGATCTGGGACAACACCGGCACCATGCACCGTGCCGAAGCCTACGATCCCACCTGCGGTCGCATGATGCATCGCACCAAGCTGGAGGGCGAGGAGCCCTGGACGTTCGAGTGA
- a CDS encoding TetR/AcrR family transcriptional regulator — protein sequence MAGAVRRVGAETSATRAVIVEATNQLIRDEGYASVSTRRVAARAGLKPSLVHYYFPTTDDLLVEVSRQGAAQSDRMIAEALASDDPLRALWGFFIDTSRVAMALEFMALANHRPAVRDYMAQHSEEMRSRQVEIFTAMLGDRIQRLEGFDPAGLSLVLAGIGRAIVMEQGLGVSTGHAEAIRIVEGWLDKLAPR from the coding sequence ATGGCAGGCGCAGTGCGCAGGGTCGGAGCCGAGACGTCCGCGACGCGGGCGGTCATCGTCGAGGCCACCAACCAGTTGATCCGGGACGAGGGCTACGCTTCCGTCAGCACGCGGCGCGTCGCTGCACGGGCGGGACTCAAGCCCTCGCTGGTGCATTACTATTTCCCCACCACCGACGACCTGCTGGTCGAAGTCTCGCGGCAGGGCGCGGCGCAGAGCGACCGCATGATCGCCGAGGCGCTGGCTTCCGACGATCCGCTGCGCGCGCTGTGGGGCTTCTTCATCGACACCAGCCGCGTTGCCATGGCGCTGGAATTCATGGCTCTGGCAAACCACCGGCCCGCCGTGCGCGACTACATGGCGCAGCACAGCGAAGAGATGCGCAGCCGTCAGGTGGAAATCTTCACCGCCATGCTCGGCGACCGGATCCAGCGGCTGGAAGGCTTCGACCCGGCGGGGCTCAGCCTCGTTCTTGCAGGGATCGGCCGCGCCATCGTCATGGAGCAGGGGCTGGGCGTGAGCACCGGCCATGCCGAGGCGATCCGCATCGTCGAGGGCTGGCTGGACAAGCTGGCGCCGCGCTGA
- a CDS encoding PA0069 family radical SAM protein produces the protein MDAIKGRGAVSGAASTRFNLLVREVDGDWLDAAEAVDGPARHPATTVTEEHPRSILSFNKSPDVPFDRSVNAYRGCEHGCIYCFARPTHAYHDLSPGLDFETKLFAKPNAAKLLRETLAKSSYRPAPIAMGTNTDPYQPIEGRYRITREVLELCLEVGHPVTITTKSDRVLRDLDLLEQLAARNLTHVGISITSLDPVLSQKLEPRAASPAKRMAALGRLAAAGVPAHVSIAPVIPSITDSFMEAIMEDAAARSIRSASWLVIRLPHEVAPLFREWLDAHFPERAGKVMATIRSIRGGRDNDPNFGTRMRPEGVWADLFRRRFRVAAARLGFERPSVALDCSQFRRPSVDGQLSLL, from the coding sequence ATGGACGCGATCAAGGGCAGAGGAGCAGTCAGCGGCGCCGCGAGCACGCGCTTCAACCTGCTCGTGCGGGAAGTGGACGGGGACTGGCTCGACGCGGCGGAGGCCGTCGACGGCCCTGCCCGCCATCCCGCCACCACCGTGACCGAGGAGCATCCACGCTCGATCCTCTCATTCAACAAGTCGCCCGACGTGCCGTTCGACCGTTCGGTGAACGCCTATCGCGGGTGCGAGCACGGCTGCATCTACTGCTTCGCGCGGCCCACGCACGCCTATCACGACCTCTCCCCCGGCCTCGATTTCGAGACGAAGCTGTTCGCCAAGCCCAATGCCGCGAAGCTGCTGCGCGAGACACTGGCGAAGTCCAGCTATCGCCCCGCGCCGATCGCGATGGGCACCAACACCGATCCCTACCAGCCGATCGAGGGACGCTATCGCATCACCCGCGAAGTGCTCGAACTGTGCCTCGAAGTGGGCCATCCGGTGACGATCACCACCAAGTCAGATCGCGTGCTGCGCGACCTCGACCTGCTGGAGCAGCTGGCCGCACGCAACCTCACGCATGTCGGCATATCGATAACGAGCCTCGACCCGGTGCTGTCGCAGAAGCTGGAGCCCCGCGCGGCTTCCCCGGCCAAGCGGATGGCGGCGCTCGGGCGGCTGGCGGCGGCGGGGGTGCCCGCGCATGTCTCCATCGCGCCGGTCATCCCCTCGATCACCGACAGCTTCATGGAGGCGATCATGGAGGACGCCGCCGCGCGCAGCATCCGCTCCGCATCGTGGCTCGTGATCCGCCTGCCGCACGAAGTCGCCCCGTTGTTCCGCGAATGGCTGGACGCCCATTTTCCCGAGCGGGCGGGGAAGGTCATGGCGACGATCCGCTCTATCCGGGGCGGACGGGACAACGACCCGAACTTCGGCACCCGCATGAGGCCCGAAGGCGTCTGGGCCGACCTCTTCCGCCGCCGCTTCCGCGTCGCCGCAGCGAGGCTGGGCTTCGAGCGGCCGAGCGTCGCGCTGGACTGCTCGCAGTTCCGCCGTCCCTCTGTCGACGGGCAACTCTCGCTGCTGTGA
- a CDS encoding enoyl-CoA hydratase/isomerase family protein, which yields MTDAPILIERRDAVEIVSLNRPQALNTFDEALTFALRDYFAGLTERTDVRVVLLRAEGRTFCAGLDLAGWENDGSRGELQHWWRLQRAIGGVIELMRACPQPIIGLGHGAACGAGFSLLLASDVRFGTPDLRMNAAYIKVGLGGCDLGCSYFLPRLVGASVASEYMLTGRFMDADKALACGLLSRIVPAQDLLATGLELAAEMLANAPMGLRLTKDALNRNLDARSLSDAMAVEDRQQVMMLMSEDFSEGVAAFREKRPPEYRDR from the coding sequence ATGACTGACGCCCCTATCCTGATCGAGCGCCGCGACGCGGTGGAGATCGTCTCGCTCAACCGCCCTCAGGCGCTGAACACCTTCGACGAAGCACTGACCTTCGCGCTGCGGGATTACTTCGCCGGATTGACCGAGCGGACGGACGTGCGCGTCGTGCTCCTGCGGGCGGAGGGCCGCACCTTCTGCGCCGGGCTCGACCTCGCGGGGTGGGAGAACGACGGATCGCGCGGCGAACTCCAGCACTGGTGGCGGTTGCAGCGCGCGATCGGCGGCGTGATCGAACTCATGCGCGCCTGCCCGCAGCCGATCATCGGCCTCGGCCACGGGGCGGCCTGCGGCGCGGGGTTCTCGTTGCTGCTGGCAAGCGACGTGCGGTTCGGCACGCCGGACCTGCGAATGAACGCGGCATACATCAAGGTCGGCCTCGGCGGATGCGACCTTGGATGCAGCTACTTCCTGCCGCGCCTCGTCGGGGCGTCGGTGGCGTCGGAATACATGCTCACCGGGCGATTCATGGATGCGGACAAGGCGCTCGCCTGCGGACTGCTGAGCCGCATCGTGCCGGCGCAAGACCTGCTCGCCACCGGGCTGGAACTGGCGGCGGAGATGCTCGCCAACGCGCCGATGGGCCTCAGGCTCACCAAGGACGCGCTCAACCGCAACCTCGATGCGCGGTCGCTCTCGGATGCGATGGCGGTGGAGGACCGCCAGCAGGTCATGATGCTGATGTCCGAGGATTTTTCGGAGGGTGTTGCGGCGTTCCGGGAAAAGCGCCCTCCCGAGTACCGCGACCGCTGA